In Roseibium algicola, the DNA window CCTGTCGCGGACGCCGATGCTGCGCGTTGGCGAACCGTCCGAAATCGCCAGCGTCGCCGCGTTCCTGGCGTCCAGCGATGCCAGCTACGTCACCGGTCAGACGATCTTCGCCGACGGTGGCCGCATGCCGCTCAACTACACGGTCGCGGTTCCCGACGACGCGTGATTTGACATCGGCATTCATCAGCCAAGAAGGGCGGCAATCGTGCCGCCCTTTTCACATTTGACGGGCTATGCGGTTTCCGCGTCCAGCTCGGCACCAAACTGGAGCCTCGCCAGTTTGGCATAAAGGCCACCGGCAGCGGTCAGTTCGCCGTGTGTTCCGGTTTCGACAATCCGTCCGTTTTCCATCACCACGATCCTGTCTGCCTTGAGAACCGTCGCCAGCCGGTGCGCGATCACCAGCGTGGTCCTGTTCTCCATCAGCCGGTCGAGGGCTTGCTGGACCAGATTTTCGCTTTCCGCATCGAGCGCGCTCGTGGCTTCGTCCAGCAGCAGCACGGGTGCGTGTTTCAGGACGGCACGGGCAATGGCAATGCGCTGGCGCTGGCCGCCGGACAGGGTAATGCCGCGTTCGCCGACGATGGTGTCGTAGCCGTCCGACATCTTCTCGATGAAGGGGGCTGCAAGCGCTGCTTCAGCGGCGGCGATGACTTCCTCCTGGCTGGCGTCCGGCCGTCCGTAGGCGATATTCTCCGCAATGCTGGCGCCAAAGATAGCCGTGTCCTGCGGCACCAGTGCGATATGGCGGCGCAGGTCTTCCGGGTCGAGATCCGGCAGGGCAACGCCATTGAGGCGGATGTCACCCGAGACGGGATCGTAGAACCGCATCAGCAGGCTGAAGAGGGTCGATTTGCCCGCGCCGGAGGGCCCGACCACGGCAACGGTCTCGCCCGGCGATATGGTGAGGCTGAGGTCGCGGACGACAGGCATTTTCTCCGCGTTGCGATAGGCGAAAGACACATCCTGGAAGACGATCTCGCCGCGTGGCGTCTCGGGCAGGCTGACCGGGTTTTCAGGTGCGGCGATTTCCGGCTGGATTTCCAGAAGTTCCGACAGGCGCTCTGCCGCGCCGGCTGCCTGTGAGAGTTCGCCCCAGACTTCGGAGAGCGCAGCCAGGGATCCAGCCGCCAGAATGGAATAGAGCAGGAACTGGCTGAGTTCACCGCCGGTTATCCTGCCGGAGAAGACGTCGCTCGCACCGATCCAGAGGACGGCGACGATGCTGGCCCCGATCACCATGATGGCAAAACCGGTCAGCGCAGCGCGGGCGACGATTGCCTGGCGGGCAGCCTGGAAGGCGGCATTGACGGCATCTGCGTAGCGGCCTGCGCTGCGGCTTTCATGGGTAAAGGCCTGAAGCGTGCGGACCGAGCCCAACATCTCGCTTGCATAGGCAGACGCTTCAGCAAGGGTATCCTGGGCAAAGCGGGACCTTCTGCGCACCTGGCGCCCGAAGCCGAGGATGGGAATGAGAATGACCGGGATAGCTGCCAGGACGATGACGGAAAGCCGTGGACTGGTGACGACCATCATCACGGCAGCGCCCAGGAACATGATCAGGTTGCGCATGGCAAGTGACGCGCTGGAGCCGAAGGCAGCCTTGATCTGGGTGGTGTCGGCCGTCAAACGGGAGAGGATTTCCCCGGATTTGGCGCTGTCGTAAAAGACCGGGCTGAGCCTGGTCATATGAGCAAAGACATCGGAGCGCACATCGGCGACGACCCGTTCGCCAATCCACATGACCAGGAAATAGCGAACGGAACTGGCAGTTGCCAGGGCACACACCACGCCGATCAGCACGGCGAAATAGGAATTGACCAGCGCGGGGTCATCGGCGCCGAAGCCGAAGTCGATCATCCGGCGGACCGCCGCAGGAAGGACAAGCGTTATGACGGCGGCCGAGAACAGGGCTGCGACTGCCGCTGCAACCATGGTCTTGTGCCGGAAGAGATACGGCAGCAGCCGGGTAAGCGGGCGAAGCGATCTGCGGGACTTTCCGGATGGGGATTGGGTTTCGTTGGCAGGGGCGTCGGCCACTGGGGTCTCCTTGTTGTTCCTTCCCGTCTTAGCATGTTCCGCAGTGCGGACAATGAC includes these proteins:
- a CDS encoding ABC transporter transmembrane domain-containing protein, whose protein sequence is MADAPANETQSPSGKSRRSLRPLTRLLPYLFRHKTMVAAAVAALFSAAVITLVLPAAVRRMIDFGFGADDPALVNSYFAVLIGVVCALATASSVRYFLVMWIGERVVADVRSDVFAHMTRLSPVFYDSAKSGEILSRLTADTTQIKAAFGSSASLAMRNLIMFLGAAVMMVVTSPRLSVIVLAAIPVILIPILGFGRQVRRRSRFAQDTLAEASAYASEMLGSVRTLQAFTHESRSAGRYADAVNAAFQAARQAIVARAALTGFAIMVIGASIVAVLWIGASDVFSGRITGGELSQFLLYSILAAGSLAALSEVWGELSQAAGAAERLSELLEIQPEIAAPENPVSLPETPRGEIVFQDVSFAYRNAEKMPVVRDLSLTISPGETVAVVGPSGAGKSTLFSLLMRFYDPVSGDIRLNGVALPDLDPEDLRRHIALVPQDTAIFGASIAENIAYGRPDASQEEVIAAAEAALAAPFIEKMSDGYDTIVGERGITLSGGQRQRIAIARAVLKHAPVLLLDEATSALDAESENLVQQALDRLMENRTTLVIAHRLATVLKADRIVVMENGRIVETGTHGELTAAGGLYAKLARLQFGAELDAETA